A genome region from Pseudodesulfovibrio alkaliphilus includes the following:
- the alaS gene encoding alanine--tRNA ligase has product MNAAEIRRKFLDYFERNGHAVVGSSPLIPKDDPTLLFTNAGMVQFKRLFLGQERRDYSRATTSQKCLRVGGKHNDLENVGRTARHHTFFEMLGNFSFGDYFKEDAIRYCWEFLTEELKLPKDRLYITIYNDDDEAGELWQTVAGVPAERIYRLGEKDNFWSMGDTGPCGPCSEVHFDQGEHVGCGPECGIGKCDCDRYLEIWNLVFMQYDQAEDGTRTPLPRPSIDTGMGLERIAAVCQGVASNYETDLFQSIISYTADLAGVKYRENEEIDTALQVVADHSRAIAFLIPDQVLPSNEGRGYILRRLIRRACRFGKLMGLTDSFLWKTASRVVDDMGDHFAELRESRDFMIEVVRGEEEGFAKTLDKGLEMLEAELGELKASKAGQVPGETAFKLYDTYGFPIDIVRDVAERHGIGVDETGFDALMKEQKSRSKAAWKGSGDKDVATVFHTLLEQGVTSEFTGYEAMADQSEITHLLDETGQTADTLEQGATGWVVTRSTPFYGESGGQVGDTGEIAASSGRGGVVDTVKPSQSLTAHKVEMGQGRLRVGDSVFLNVDRAQRLATMRNHTVTHLLHSALHKVLGEHAKQAGSLVGPNRLRFDFTHIKGLTVEEIARIEALVNQSILDAVPVSRQEVSIEEAQAKGATALFGEKYGDTVSVIEVPGVSMELCGGTHLDNTGLAGQFVILGESGVAAGIRRIEAATGGNAIAYLNERRAAAAEASALLKAQPTDLPAKVRALQQQVKDMAREVRQLQAKLASGTGRDMLAEAEQIGGVTVLAARVEAPDMNVMLEQMDALRSKIASGIVCLVAAHDDGKVSVALSVTKDLHGRFKAGDLIKSVAAEVGGGGGGRPDLARAGGTDASGIDNALARIKALVAG; this is encoded by the coding sequence ATGAACGCCGCTGAAATCCGCCGGAAATTTCTGGACTATTTTGAAAGAAACGGCCACGCCGTGGTCGGGTCCTCACCGCTCATCCCCAAGGACGACCCCACCCTGCTCTTCACCAACGCTGGCATGGTTCAGTTCAAGCGTCTCTTTCTGGGCCAGGAGAGACGCGACTACTCCCGGGCCACCACCTCGCAAAAATGTCTGCGCGTTGGCGGCAAGCACAACGACCTGGAGAATGTGGGCCGCACTGCGCGTCATCACACCTTTTTCGAGATGCTCGGCAACTTCTCCTTTGGCGACTATTTCAAGGAAGACGCCATCCGCTACTGCTGGGAGTTTCTGACCGAGGAGCTGAAGCTGCCCAAAGACCGCCTCTACATTACTATATATAATGACGATGACGAGGCCGGGGAATTATGGCAGACGGTGGCGGGCGTACCGGCCGAGCGCATCTACCGGCTGGGCGAGAAGGACAATTTCTGGTCCATGGGCGACACCGGCCCCTGCGGCCCGTGCTCCGAGGTCCACTTCGACCAGGGCGAGCATGTGGGCTGCGGCCCGGAGTGCGGCATCGGCAAGTGCGACTGCGACCGCTACCTCGAAATCTGGAACCTCGTGTTCATGCAGTACGATCAGGCCGAGGACGGCACCCGCACCCCCCTGCCCCGGCCCTCCATTGACACGGGCATGGGCCTTGAGCGCATCGCTGCCGTGTGCCAGGGCGTTGCCTCCAACTACGAAACAGACCTCTTCCAGTCCATCATCAGCTACACCGCCGATCTGGCCGGGGTGAAGTACCGCGAGAACGAGGAGATAGACACCGCGCTCCAGGTCGTTGCCGACCACAGCCGGGCCATCGCCTTCCTCATCCCGGATCAGGTGCTGCCCTCCAACGAAGGGCGGGGCTACATCCTGCGCCGCCTCATCCGCCGCGCCTGCCGCTTTGGCAAGCTCATGGGGCTGACCGACTCCTTTTTGTGGAAGACCGCCAGCCGGGTGGTGGACGACATGGGCGACCACTTCGCCGAATTGCGGGAATCTCGCGACTTCATGATCGAGGTGGTGCGCGGCGAGGAGGAAGGATTCGCCAAGACCCTGGACAAGGGGCTTGAGATGCTCGAAGCCGAGCTGGGTGAACTCAAGGCGTCCAAGGCCGGGCAAGTGCCCGGAGAGACGGCCTTCAAGCTCTACGACACTTACGGATTTCCCATCGACATTGTCCGCGACGTGGCCGAGCGCCACGGCATCGGGGTGGATGAAACAGGCTTCGACGCCCTGATGAAGGAACAAAAATCCCGCTCCAAGGCCGCCTGGAAGGGGTCCGGCGACAAGGACGTGGCCACGGTTTTCCACACCCTGCTCGAACAGGGCGTGACCAGCGAGTTCACCGGCTACGAGGCCATGGCCGACCAGTCCGAAATAACGCATCTGCTCGACGAGACGGGCCAGACTGCCGATACCCTGGAACAAGGCGCCACCGGCTGGGTGGTAACGCGCTCCACCCCCTTCTACGGCGAATCCGGCGGCCAGGTGGGCGACACAGGCGAGATTGCCGCGTCCTCGGGCCGGGGCGGAGTGGTCGACACGGTCAAGCCCTCCCAGTCCCTGACCGCCCACAAGGTGGAGATGGGCCAGGGCCGATTGCGCGTCGGCGACTCCGTGTTTCTGAATGTGGACCGCGCCCAGCGGTTGGCCACCATGCGCAACCACACCGTCACCCACCTTCTCCACTCGGCCCTGCACAAGGTGCTGGGCGAACACGCCAAGCAGGCGGGCTCCCTGGTCGGGCCCAACAGGCTGCGCTTCGACTTCACCCACATCAAGGGGCTGACCGTGGAGGAGATCGCCCGCATCGAGGCCCTGGTCAACCAGAGCATTCTCGATGCGGTTCCGGTCAGCCGCCAGGAGGTCTCCATCGAAGAGGCCCAGGCCAAGGGGGCCACAGCCCTGTTCGGCGAAAAATACGGCGACACGGTCTCGGTCATCGAGGTGCCGGGCGTGTCCATGGAGCTGTGCGGCGGCACCCACCTCGACAACACGGGCCTTGCCGGGCAGTTCGTCATCCTCGGCGAGTCCGGCGTGGCCGCGGGCATCCGGCGTATCGAGGCAGCCACTGGCGGCAATGCCATCGCCTACCTCAACGAGCGCCGCGCTGCCGCCGCCGAGGCGTCGGCCCTGCTCAAGGCACAGCCTACCGACCTGCCCGCCAAGGTCCGCGCCCTGCAGCAGCAGGTCAAGGACATGGCCCGCGAGGTCAGGCAACTGCAAGCCAAGCTGGCCTCGGGCACCGGCCGCGACATGCTGGCCGAGGCCGAGCAGATCGGCGGCGTCACCGTGCTGGCCGCCCGAGTGGAGGCCCCGGACATGAACGTCATGCTCGAACAGATGGACGCCCTGCGCAGCAAGATCGCCTCTGGCATTGTCTGTCTCGTGGCTGCCCATGACGACGGCAAGGTCTCGGTGGCCCTGTCCGTGACCAAGGACCTGCACGGCCGTTTCAAGGCGGGCGATCTGATCAAGTCCGTGGCCGCCGAAGTGGGCGGAGGCGGAGGCGGCCGCCCGGATCTGGCCCGCGCAGGCGGCACCGATGCCTCGGGCATCGACAACGCCCTGGCCAGGATCAAGGCGCTTGTGGCCGGATAG
- the rplM gene encoding 50S ribosomal protein L13 yields the protein MKTYSPKPEDANREWYVVDATDKILGRLATEITNRLRGKHKPEFAPHMDMGDFIVVVNADKIRVTGQKLDKKMYYKHSNHPGGLKEKTLREMLDKKPENVITAAVKGMLPKNRLAAQLLKKLKVYAGPEHPHAAQAPKTLDF from the coding sequence ATGAAGACATATAGCCCCAAGCCGGAAGACGCGAACCGCGAATGGTACGTGGTCGACGCCACGGACAAGATCCTTGGCCGTCTGGCCACCGAGATCACCAATCGCCTGCGCGGAAAGCACAAGCCCGAGTTCGCCCCCCACATGGACATGGGCGACTTCATTGTCGTGGTCAACGCCGACAAAATCCGGGTCACCGGCCAGAAGCTCGACAAGAAAATGTATTACAAGCATTCCAACCATCCCGGCGGGCTCAAGGAAAAGACCCTGCGCGAGATGCTGGACAAAAAGCCCGAAAACGTCATCACCGCCGCGGTCAAGGGCATGCTGCCCAAGAACCGGCTGGCCGCCCAGCTGCTCAAGAAGCTGAAGGTCTACGCAGGTCCCGAGCATCCGCACGCGGCCCAGGCTCCCAAAACTCTGGATTTCTAA
- the rpsI gene encoding 30S ribosomal protein S9, protein MSDFTYSTGKRKNAISRTRIYAGTGQITVNGRPFEDYFPRKTLQMIVQQPLKLVRMLDKYDIKANCSGGGVTGQAEALRHGISRALCEINPELRSVLKPAGLLTRDARKKERKKYGLRSARASFQYSKR, encoded by the coding sequence ATGAGCGATTTCACATACAGCACCGGCAAGAGAAAGAACGCCATCTCCCGCACCCGCATCTACGCCGGGACCGGGCAGATCACCGTTAACGGCCGTCCCTTCGAGGACTACTTTCCCCGCAAGACCCTGCAGATGATCGTCCAGCAGCCGCTCAAGCTCGTGCGTATGCTCGACAAGTACGACATCAAGGCAAACTGCTCCGGCGGCGGCGTCACCGGCCAGGCCGAAGCCCTGCGCCACGGCATCTCCCGCGCCCTGTGCGAGATCAACCCAGAGCTTCGCTCCGTGCTCAAGCCCGCCGGTCTGCTGACCCGCGACGCCCGCAAGAAGGAGCGCAAGAAGTACGGTCTGCGTAGCGCCCGCGCCAGCTTCCAGTACTCCAAGCGTTAA
- a CDS encoding radical SAM protein, which produces MASKNKPQPHMLFATPEGEIYDHPELLMLCRRGNEFGLPRPDEITPLPEESEFFMLPGRHAMGYDPESGQTEVMEELAVAAFACPGNTVTGISAYETDEGAPLLPLLSYAAIGYANGRFWVCAKQVDEDKRQVFSHIPPDRIEAGAHTLINEMPGNRLVNHLAGCALTSGCPAAKNLALGRFECPLPTSRTCNARCVGCISHQPEDSGFPSPQCRIAFTPTVEEIVQIMRRHESRERRPIFSFGQGCEGEPLLEAELICEAVRAYRADGGTGTVNVNTNASRPQVMPALKVAGVNAIRVSLNSARPGPYEAYYRPAGYTFDDVREAMIKAHEVGLFVSLNLLFFPGVTDTEEELEALIELGETSRFDFVQLRNLNLDPELYLRLIAPFGHSPCMGFINFRKRLKKGLPWINYGYFNPYLP; this is translated from the coding sequence ATGGCTTCCAAGAACAAACCCCAGCCCCACATGCTCTTCGCCACCCCCGAGGGCGAGATATACGACCACCCCGAACTGCTCATGCTCTGCCGCCGGGGCAACGAGTTCGGCCTGCCCCGGCCCGATGAAATCACGCCTCTGCCCGAGGAATCCGAATTCTTCATGCTCCCCGGCCGCCATGCCATGGGCTACGACCCGGAAAGCGGACAAACCGAGGTCATGGAGGAGCTGGCCGTGGCCGCCTTCGCCTGCCCCGGGAACACGGTCACAGGCATCAGCGCCTACGAAACCGACGAGGGCGCCCCTCTGCTGCCCCTGCTCTCCTACGCTGCCATAGGTTACGCCAACGGCAGGTTCTGGGTCTGCGCCAAACAGGTGGACGAGGACAAGCGCCAGGTCTTTTCCCACATCCCGCCGGACCGCATTGAGGCGGGTGCGCACACGCTGATCAACGAGATGCCCGGCAACCGTCTCGTCAACCATCTTGCCGGATGCGCCCTGACCAGCGGTTGTCCGGCAGCAAAAAACCTGGCTCTGGGCCGGTTCGAATGTCCCCTGCCCACCTCGCGCACCTGCAATGCCCGGTGCGTGGGCTGCATCTCGCATCAACCCGAAGACTCAGGCTTTCCCTCCCCCCAGTGCCGTATAGCCTTCACCCCCACCGTGGAGGAAATCGTCCAGATCATGCGCCGCCATGAATCACGCGAGCGCAGGCCCATCTTCTCTTTCGGCCAGGGCTGCGAGGGCGAACCGCTGCTGGAGGCGGAGCTCATCTGCGAAGCGGTCAGGGCTTATCGGGCCGACGGTGGAACCGGCACGGTCAACGTCAACACCAACGCTTCCAGGCCCCAGGTCATGCCCGCCCTCAAGGTGGCCGGCGTCAACGCCATCCGGGTCAGCCTCAACTCGGCCCGCCCCGGCCCCTACGAAGCTTACTACCGGCCCGCGGGCTACACTTTCGATGATGTGCGCGAGGCCATGATCAAGGCCCACGAGGTGGGGCTCTTTGTCTCCCTGAACCTGCTTTTCTTCCCGGGCGTCACCGATACCGAGGAGGAACTGGAGGCGCTCATCGAGCTTGGCGAGACCAGCCGGTTCGACTTTGTCCAACTGCGTAATCTCAACCTCGACCCCGAGCTTTACCTGCGCCTCATCGCTCCTTTCGGCCACTCCCCCTGTATGGGCTTCATCAACTTCCGCAAGCGGCTCAAAAAGGGGCTGCCGTGGATCAACTACGGGTATTTCAACCCGTATCTCCCCTGA
- a CDS encoding HD domain-containing protein encodes MSVIIRKSLLELVFSGAFMKRWNDKLRPMELVEVDKQAHKMIVAWLLFLLNSKSMDVARKRALGESIIEGGIFDYLYRLVITDIKPPVFYRIKENPVHYRTLTDWVLAELRPRIMPLGDEFMRRMTDYLMRPEDTGLARRILHAAHLYASYSEFKLLKSINRMDHELLEIEQSFIERLGEMRDLAGVAELLDEESNVLGRFARMCGRLRFQKRWSQTPRVPETSVLGHLFIVATFSWFFSMEVGACRARAQNNFFAGLFHDLPELLTRDIISPVKGSSSDIASLIHEYENLELTRVVLAPLREGGYDEVAQRLEYLLGKAVGSEFKGTIRRDGMVLEASDDKLAGEWNIDSLDPKDGPLLKVCDSLAAFIEAHTALKNGISSGQLHHALYRIRMRFNETPVVAGVQISALLADFD; translated from the coding sequence ATGTCGGTGATCATCAGAAAGAGCCTGCTGGAACTCGTCTTCTCAGGCGCTTTCATGAAGCGCTGGAACGACAAGCTGCGGCCCATGGAGCTGGTGGAGGTGGACAAACAGGCCCACAAGATGATCGTGGCCTGGCTCCTGTTCCTGCTCAACTCCAAGTCCATGGATGTGGCCCGCAAGCGGGCCCTTGGCGAGTCCATCATCGAGGGGGGCATTTTCGACTATCTCTACCGGCTCGTGATTACGGATATCAAGCCCCCGGTCTTTTATCGCATCAAGGAAAACCCGGTCCACTACCGCACCCTGACCGACTGGGTGCTCGCCGAGCTCCGCCCCCGTATCATGCCCCTGGGCGACGAATTCATGCGCCGCATGACCGACTACCTCATGCGGCCGGAAGACACCGGGCTGGCCCGGCGCATTCTCCACGCCGCCCACCTCTACGCCAGCTATTCGGAGTTCAAGCTGCTCAAATCCATCAACAGGATGGACCATGAACTGCTGGAAATCGAACAGAGCTTCATCGAGCGCCTGGGCGAAATGCGCGATCTGGCTGGAGTTGCCGAACTGCTCGACGAAGAAAGCAACGTGCTCGGCCGCTTTGCGCGCATGTGCGGCAGACTGCGCTTTCAAAAACGCTGGTCCCAGACCCCGCGTGTGCCCGAGACCTCGGTCCTTGGGCATCTGTTCATTGTGGCAACCTTTTCCTGGTTCTTCAGCATGGAGGTGGGTGCCTGCCGCGCCCGCGCCCAGAACAACTTTTTTGCCGGACTCTTCCACGACCTGCCCGAACTGCTCACACGCGACATCATCTCGCCGGTCAAAGGCTCTTCCAGTGACATCGCGTCCCTGATCCACGAATACGAAAACCTCGAACTCACGCGGGTGGTGCTCGCCCCCCTGCGCGAGGGAGGCTACGACGAGGTGGCGCAGCGGCTGGAATACCTGCTGGGCAAGGCCGTAGGCAGCGAGTTCAAGGGAACCATCCGCCGCGACGGCATGGTCCTTGAGGCCAGCGACGACAAGCTGGCTGGCGAATGGAACATCGACTCCCTTGACCCCAAGGACGGCCCCCTGCTCAAGGTATGCGACTCTCTGGCCGCCTTTATCGAGGCCCATACCGCGCTGAAGAACGGCATCTCCTCGGGCCAGTTGCACCATGCCCTGTATCGCATCCGCATGCGCTTCAACGAAACCCCGGTGGTGGCAGGAGTGCAGATCAGCGCCCTGCTGGCCGACTTCGATTAA
- the cbiM gene encoding cobalt transporter CbiM has protein sequence MHISEGVLAAPVLLGGAVLTVIGTAIGLKKTDNDRIMTVAILSAAFFIASLIHVPIGPASAHLILNGLLGVMLGWAAFPSILVALLLQAVLFQYGGLTTLGINTFNMAAPAVLCFLVFRPLLARAASWRFAGAFVCGFLAVLLSALLTAASLALSGDAFTHAATALFAAHVPVMVAEGVITGFAYTFLAQVKPEALASPIK, from the coding sequence ATGCACATATCCGAAGGCGTCCTGGCGGCTCCGGTGCTGCTCGGCGGAGCCGTCCTGACCGTGATTGGCACGGCCATCGGGCTGAAAAAAACGGATAACGACCGCATCATGACCGTGGCCATCCTCTCTGCCGCCTTTTTCATCGCCTCCCTGATCCACGTGCCCATCGGCCCTGCCAGCGCCCACCTGATCCTCAACGGCCTGCTTGGGGTCATGCTCGGCTGGGCTGCCTTTCCCTCCATCCTCGTTGCCCTGCTGCTCCAGGCCGTGCTCTTCCAATACGGCGGCCTGACCACGCTGGGAATCAACACCTTCAACATGGCCGCCCCGGCCGTGCTTTGCTTCCTCGTGTTCCGCCCCTTGCTGGCCCGCGCCGCAAGCTGGCGCTTTGCCGGGGCCTTTGTCTGCGGATTCCTGGCCGTGCTCTTGAGCGCCCTGCTCACCGCCGCCTCCCTGGCCCTCTCGGGCGACGCCTTCACCCACGCGGCAACGGCTCTGTTTGCCGCCCATGTGCCGGTCATGGTGGCAGAAGGGGTTATCACCGGATTCGCATACACCTTTCTGGCTCAGGTCAAGCCCGAGGCCCTGGCCTCACCCATCAAATGA
- a CDS encoding RrF2 family transcriptional regulator, producing the protein MRLTTRSRYGTRMALDIAQHCGTGPVRIQDIAERQGVSTKYLEKLIKKLKDAGFIKSKRGPKGGHTLACPASEILLGELVRILEGDDSLVECRTGKVDCLRREVCLTSRLWVEAAEAMYQRLNSFTLADMLADAEQCSKPEAPPMLMD; encoded by the coding sequence ATGCGACTCACCACGCGCAGCCGATACGGCACCAGGATGGCTCTGGACATCGCCCAGCATTGCGGGACTGGCCCGGTCAGAATACAGGACATTGCCGAACGCCAGGGAGTTTCTACCAAATACCTTGAAAAACTCATCAAAAAGCTCAAGGATGCAGGCTTCATCAAAAGCAAGCGCGGCCCCAAGGGTGGTCACACTCTGGCCTGTCCGGCTTCGGAAATCCTCCTGGGCGAGCTGGTACGCATCCTTGAGGGAGACGACTCCCTGGTGGAGTGCCGCACGGGCAAGGTCGACTGCCTGCGGCGCGAGGTGTGCCTGACCAGCCGTCTGTGGGTGGAGGCGGCCGAGGCCATGTATCAGCGCCTCAATTCCTTCACCCTGGCAGACATGCTGGCCGATGCCGAGCAGTGCTCCAAACCCGAAGCCCCACCCATGCTCATGGACTGA
- the trhA gene encoding PAQR family membrane homeostasis protein TrhA, translating into MFRFLRDPMNGLTHCIAAALAVAGTVALILRAVDPVMPWHLVGFSVFGGGLVLLYTASTLYHWLPLGERGVRVLRRVDHAMIFVCIAATYTPICLIPLRGPWGWSILGIIWGIALGGILLKMFWLSAPRRLSTAIYLGMGWIALAGIYPLAMNLPAAGLAWLVAGGLVYTIGAVIYALKRPNPFPGLLGFHEIFHLFVIGGSTCHFILMYRFI; encoded by the coding sequence ATGTTCCGCTTTCTGCGCGACCCCATGAACGGGCTGACTCACTGCATCGCGGCGGCCTTGGCCGTGGCCGGGACCGTAGCGCTCATTCTGCGGGCGGTCGATCCGGTAATGCCCTGGCATCTGGTGGGATTTTCCGTCTTCGGCGGCGGTCTTGTGCTGCTCTATACGGCGAGCACTCTCTACCACTGGCTCCCCCTTGGCGAACGAGGCGTACGGGTTCTGCGCCGGGTGGACCATGCCATGATCTTCGTCTGCATTGCGGCCACCTACACGCCCATCTGCCTGATTCCGCTACGCGGCCCCTGGGGCTGGTCCATCCTCGGGATCATCTGGGGCATCGCCCTTGGCGGCATCCTGCTCAAGATGTTCTGGCTCTCGGCCCCACGCAGGCTCTCCACGGCCATCTATCTCGGCATGGGCTGGATCGCCCTGGCCGGCATCTACCCCCTGGCCATGAACCTGCCCGCAGCCGGACTGGCCTGGCTGGTGGCCGGCGGCCTTGTCTACACCATCGGGGCGGTGATCTACGCCCTCAAACGGCCGAACCCCTTCCCCGGCCTCCTCGGATTCCACGAAATTTTCCACCTCTTCGTCATCGGCGGCAGCACCTGCCATTTCATCCTCATGTACCGTTTCATCTGA
- the amrS gene encoding AmmeMemoRadiSam system radical SAM enzyme, giving the protein MHEARLWRRLRGDTVQCRLCNHFCVVGEGERGQCGVRENREGTLMALNYGKIAAINLDPVEKKPLYHFHPGSRTYSFATAGCNFSCAFCQNWSLSQPQREGGRVAGRAMTPGDLVEEAVKLKAESISYTYSEPTIFFEVMQDTARLAAEQGLANIMVSNGFMSPECLDELASLIDAANVDLKSFNDDFYRDICGARLKPVLENLVRIRHDLGWWLEVTTLLVPGKNDSPEELDRLTDFLVDELGEDTPWHISRFHPDYRMNNTSVTGAEALEAAWAMGRDKGLKYVYIGNLPGSRRQRTQCSGCGATLVDRVGFSPVVTGLSGGRCLRCGTPLAGVGMG; this is encoded by the coding sequence ATGCACGAGGCACGGCTCTGGAGGCGGCTGAGAGGCGACACGGTCCAGTGTCGTTTGTGCAATCATTTTTGTGTTGTCGGTGAGGGCGAGCGAGGCCAATGCGGCGTGCGCGAAAATCGTGAGGGGACGCTCATGGCCCTCAATTACGGCAAAATAGCGGCCATCAACCTTGATCCGGTAGAGAAAAAGCCGCTCTATCATTTCCATCCCGGCAGCCGCACCTATTCTTTTGCCACGGCTGGCTGCAACTTCAGCTGCGCCTTCTGTCAGAACTGGTCGCTCTCGCAGCCTCAGCGCGAGGGGGGGCGTGTCGCCGGCCGGGCCATGACCCCAGGCGATCTGGTGGAGGAGGCCGTCAAGCTCAAGGCCGAGAGCATCTCCTACACCTATTCCGAACCCACCATTTTTTTCGAGGTCATGCAGGACACCGCCCGGCTGGCCGCAGAGCAGGGCTTGGCAAACATCATGGTCAGCAACGGGTTCATGAGCCCCGAGTGTCTCGATGAACTCGCCTCCCTCATCGACGCTGCCAACGTGGACCTCAAGAGCTTCAATGACGACTTTTACCGCGATATATGCGGGGCGCGGCTCAAGCCAGTGCTCGAAAATCTGGTGCGAATCCGCCACGATCTCGGTTGGTGGCTGGAGGTGACCACCCTGCTTGTTCCGGGCAAGAACGATTCGCCTGAAGAATTGGACCGGCTTACGGATTTTCTGGTGGACGAACTGGGCGAGGACACGCCGTGGCATATCTCGCGCTTTCACCCGGACTATCGCATGAACAACACGTCCGTCACCGGGGCCGAGGCGCTGGAGGCGGCGTGGGCCATGGGCCGGGACAAGGGGCTCAAGTATGTGTACATCGGCAACCTGCCGGGCTCCAGGCGTCAGCGGACGCAATGCTCGGGCTGTGGGGCCACGCTTGTCGACCGCGTCGGGTTCTCGCCTGTGGTCACAGGCCTCTCAGGGGGGCGCTGCCTGCGCTGCGGAACGCCCCTGGCTGGAGTGGGCATGGGGTAG
- the purM gene encoding phosphoribosylformylglycinamidine cyclo-ligase yields the protein MSESARRSQAYTAAGVDIEAGNRFIGRIKDMVKSTFTPGVAMDIGGFGGLFKPDLSGMQAPMLVAGADGVGTKLKLAFLFDLHDTVGIDLVAMSVNDVLVQGAAPLFFLDYFATGKLESGVAEQVVAGVCEGCRQSDCALLGGETAEMPGFYPDGEYDLSGFAVGLVDTPRLVTGKSVAPGDILIGLASSGAHSNGYSLIRKLLDQSGLRPDQPFPGSKRTVAQVLIAPTKIYVRPVLDLLRSIEVKGMVHVTGGGFYDNVPRVLPETVSARVEFGSWPMPPVFDWLKTEGRLSWPEMLQIFNCGIGYILICSPDHAEKAMELLDARDDVDAYRIGEITERDPAREQVEVVFP from the coding sequence ATGAGCGAAAGCGCCAGACGGTCCCAGGCATACACTGCCGCAGGGGTGGACATTGAGGCGGGCAACCGATTCATCGGCCGCATCAAGGATATGGTCAAATCCACCTTCACGCCCGGCGTGGCCATGGACATAGGCGGGTTCGGCGGACTGTTCAAGCCCGACCTCAGCGGAATGCAGGCGCCCATGCTGGTGGCCGGGGCCGACGGCGTGGGCACAAAGCTCAAGCTTGCCTTCCTCTTTGACCTGCATGACACCGTGGGCATCGATCTGGTGGCCATGTCGGTCAACGATGTGCTGGTCCAGGGCGCGGCTCCCCTTTTCTTCCTCGACTACTTTGCCACCGGCAAGCTGGAATCTGGCGTGGCCGAGCAGGTGGTGGCGGGGGTGTGCGAGGGCTGTCGCCAGTCCGACTGCGCCCTGCTGGGCGGCGAAACGGCCGAGATGCCCGGCTTTTATCCTGACGGCGAGTACGATCTCTCGGGCTTTGCCGTTGGCCTCGTGGACACTCCGCGCCTGGTCACCGGCAAGTCCGTGGCACCCGGCGACATACTGATCGGGCTCGCCTCCTCGGGGGCGCACTCCAACGGCTACTCCCTCATCCGCAAGCTCCTCGACCAGTCCGGCCTGCGCCCCGACCAGCCCTTTCCCGGCTCCAAGCGGACGGTGGCGCAAGTGCTTATTGCGCCGACCAAAATCTACGTGCGTCCGGTGCTCGACCTGCTGCGCAGCATTGAGGTCAAGGGCATGGTCCATGTCACGGGCGGCGGCTTCTACGACAACGTGCCCAGGGTGCTGCCCGAGACCGTCTCGGCCCGCGTGGAGTTCGGCTCCTGGCCCATGCCCCCCGTCTTTGACTGGCTCAAGACCGAGGGCCGTCTCTCCTGGCCGGAAATGCTTCAGATATTCAACTGCGGCATCGGCTACATTCTCATCTGCTCCCCGGATCATGCGGAGAAAGCCATGGAACTGCTCGACGCCCGCGACGATGTGGACGCCTACCGCATCGGCGAGATCACTGAACGCGACCCGGCACGCGAGCAGGTGGAAGTAGTCTTTCCATAG